The proteins below are encoded in one region of Candidatus Thiodiazotropha sp. LNASS1:
- a CDS encoding antitoxin → MNKLDPEEKEILEAFEGGQLKRARGASKIIAEHQKYAEATFKKDARINIRLSSKDLRALQARALKEGIPYQTLVSSVLHKFVDGQLVDKAANK, encoded by the coding sequence ATGAATAAGCTCGATCCTGAAGAAAAGGAAATCCTTGAAGCCTTTGAAGGTGGCCAACTCAAACGGGCCAGGGGGGCGTCGAAAATTATTGCAGAGCATCAAAAATATGCCGAAGCAACCTTCAAGAAAGATGCCCGTATCAATATTCGCCTGTCTTCCAAGGATCTCAGGGCACTTCAAGCTCGAGCCTTGAAAGAAGGCATTCCTTATCAAACGCTGGTGTCCAGCGTGCTCCACAAATTCGTGGATGGCCAACTTGTCGATAAAGCGGCTAACAAGTAG
- a CDS encoding NADAR family protein — MLFSKSESTPLYVSRTDPLNPLSSYSKHGFELDGDVWPSVEHYYQGMKFKPGGLRTTIRDADHPAKAKKLAAKNKKSARNDWEQVKETIMTRGIYIKCRTHPEVVEALLATKEQKIIENSQFDYYWGCGRDGRGHNTFGKILMAVREKLREERSTAERP; from the coding sequence ATGCTATTTTCAAAGTCGGAATCAACACCGCTTTATGTATCCCGTACAGATCCTCTTAATCCTCTTTCCAGCTATTCCAAACATGGGTTTGAACTTGACGGCGATGTCTGGCCCTCTGTTGAACACTACTACCAGGGCATGAAATTCAAACCCGGTGGGCTGCGCACCACCATTCGTGATGCGGATCATCCCGCCAAGGCGAAAAAACTCGCGGCAAAAAACAAAAAATCGGCACGCAATGATTGGGAACAGGTCAAGGAAACCATCATGACGCGCGGTATCTATATAAAATGCCGCACCCATCCTGAAGTCGTCGAAGCCTTGCTTGCCACGAAGGAGCAGAAGATCATCGAGAACAGTCAATTCGACTACTACTGGGGCTGCGGCCGAGACGGGCGCGGTCACAACACCTTCGGCAAGATATTGATGGCGGTCAGGGAGAAACTCAGGGAGGAGAGATCAACCGCTGAACGGCCATAG
- a CDS encoding lactate utilization protein C: MTAKAREAILQRLRNKQPSFDTPSQTVAIENPTWPMEARIARFKSMLESVRAEVHIVAPDSWTDTLKTVATEKQIDNLLYAKQGSLAQAIEIAWGDTLLPKLVHNERPIDEWKERIFYHTDAAVTSARAAIAETGSLILWPDEHEPRTWSLVPPVHFVVVDSEKLYNTFAEAVEAEQWGQQMPTNALLISGPSKSADIQQTLAYGVHGPTELIVILRSPKQQD; encoded by the coding sequence ATGACCGCTAAAGCCAGAGAGGCCATCCTGCAGCGACTGCGCAACAAGCAACCAAGCTTTGATACCCCGAGCCAGACCGTGGCCATAGAGAACCCGACATGGCCTATGGAGGCGCGTATCGCCCGCTTCAAATCGATGCTCGAATCGGTGCGTGCCGAAGTCCATATCGTCGCTCCCGACAGCTGGACAGACACCCTGAAAACGGTTGCCACTGAAAAACAGATCGACAACCTGCTGTATGCGAAACAGGGATCGTTGGCGCAAGCCATCGAGATTGCCTGGGGTGATACGCTGTTACCCAAGCTTGTTCATAATGAGCGCCCCATCGATGAATGGAAGGAGCGGATCTTCTATCACACCGATGCGGCAGTCACCTCAGCCAGGGCCGCCATTGCCGAGACCGGCAGCCTTATCCTATGGCCTGATGAACACGAACCCCGCACCTGGTCCCTGGTGCCGCCTGTCCATTTTGTTGTGGTGGATAGCGAGAAGCTCTATAACACCTTTGCCGAAGCGGTCGAGGCTGAACAGTGGGGGCAACAGATGCCAACCAATGCCCTGCTGATATCGGGTCCATCCAAATCCGCCGATATTCAGCAGACCCTGGCGTATGGCGTGCATGGACCGACTGAATTGATCGTGATATTGCGTTCGCCCAAACAACAGGACTGA
- a CDS encoding AMP-binding protein: MGNRLNQQKDNRKTEITADALLSVIQGLIDESPDSDNLKHDLTLDCRLEHDLGLDSLARTELVARINKAFAILLPDEALLAETPRALMTLLTQAAGMPEVETTAAPKVLPKDRSTLPSAASTLMEVLAWHLDQQPERTHILHYGNDGEPDEMSYRDLWQGATRVATGLWERSVQPGDRVALMLPTGVSYFHSFFGVLLAGAVPVPIYPPTRPSQLEEHMRRHGRILQNAGVHILITFQEAHRVARLFRTQVPSLQHIVDWSELDKTAGTPPATIRNSQDIAFLQYSSGSTGDPKGVMLSHADLLANIRAMGKAVAVTPEDVFVSWLPLYHDMGLIGAWLGSLYFAMPLVIMSPLHFLAQPSRWLWAIHHHRGTLSGSPNFGYELCLGKVEEDEIAGLDLSSWRFAFNGAEPVSATTLRGFTRRYAPYGLNANALAPVYGLAEVAVGLAFPPPLRGPVVDRINRDRFMLNGEALTAAEDDPDPLSIVACGRPLPGYRVQVVDEADRPLPERNEGRLEFQGPSATRGYFNNPEATKGLYRDGWLDTGDRAYLADGDIYITGRIKEMIIRAGRNIYPYELEQLVGELPGIRKGCVAAFPSIDSANGSEQLVVVAESREKDPQRLEALRQAIRDKTIDLLGMPPDDLLLAPPHTVLKTSSGKLRRGAMRTLYEQGRLGRGQRPLPLQVMNLLLSGIAQRLRTIFKGSASYLFALYAWIIFYTLVPLVWLSVVLLPRLPWRWRVIRKAIRILRGLTATPLRVEGLEHLPATDRPVILIANHASYLDTLALIDGIPRDFIYVAKQELAVKFYSRLFLQRLDTVFVERFDTLRSAIATEEFAKQLAAGRSLAIYPEGTFRAEPGLLPFHMGAFVTAAKSGATLLPVTLRGTRAILQSDSNFPHHGAVRIIISPPLEPQGDDWAEAVRLQTAAREEIARHCNEQSLRHQDHI, from the coding sequence ATGGGTAATCGACTCAACCAACAGAAGGATAACCGCAAGACCGAGATCACCGCTGATGCCCTGCTAAGCGTGATTCAAGGATTGATCGATGAGTCGCCGGACAGCGATAATTTAAAACATGATTTGACCCTGGATTGCCGTCTGGAGCACGACCTGGGACTGGACAGCCTGGCCCGCACCGAGCTGGTGGCGCGCATCAACAAAGCGTTCGCAATCCTGCTGCCGGACGAAGCATTGCTTGCCGAAACACCGCGCGCACTGATGACCCTGCTCACACAAGCAGCCGGGATGCCGGAAGTGGAGACAACAGCGGCGCCGAAGGTATTGCCGAAAGACAGGTCAACGCTACCATCGGCGGCCTCGACCCTGATGGAAGTCCTGGCCTGGCATCTCGATCAGCAACCGGAGAGGACACATATCCTACATTACGGCAATGACGGCGAACCCGATGAGATGAGCTACCGGGATCTATGGCAGGGTGCAACCCGGGTGGCAACAGGCTTATGGGAACGATCGGTGCAGCCAGGCGACAGGGTGGCATTGATGCTGCCCACCGGTGTGAGCTATTTCCATAGTTTTTTCGGCGTTCTCCTGGCGGGCGCCGTGCCGGTACCCATCTATCCACCCACACGCCCTTCACAGCTGGAAGAGCATATGCGCCGCCATGGACGTATATTGCAAAACGCGGGCGTACACATACTGATCACGTTTCAGGAGGCGCACAGGGTAGCCCGCCTGTTCAGAACCCAGGTGCCTTCCCTACAGCACATCGTCGACTGGTCCGAGCTCGACAAAACGGCAGGCACGCCTCCCGCAACCATCAGGAACAGCCAGGATATCGCTTTTCTGCAATACTCATCGGGCAGCACGGGCGACCCCAAGGGGGTGATGCTCAGCCATGCCGACCTGTTGGCCAACATCCGCGCCATGGGTAAGGCGGTGGCGGTCACGCCCGAGGATGTCTTCGTCAGCTGGCTGCCCCTCTATCACGACATGGGCCTGATCGGCGCCTGGCTCGGCAGCCTCTATTTCGCGATGCCGCTAGTGATCATGTCACCCCTGCATTTCCTGGCACAGCCCTCCCGCTGGCTGTGGGCCATTCACCACCACCGGGGAACCCTCTCAGGCTCGCCCAACTTCGGCTACGAACTCTGTCTCGGCAAGGTAGAGGAAGATGAGATCGCGGGACTGGATCTCAGCTCCTGGCGGTTCGCTTTCAATGGCGCTGAACCCGTCAGCGCCACCACGCTGCGGGGATTTACCCGCCGTTACGCGCCATATGGCCTCAACGCCAACGCCCTGGCACCGGTCTACGGCCTGGCTGAAGTGGCGGTGGGGCTGGCCTTCCCGCCACCACTGCGCGGGCCTGTCGTCGACCGGATCAACAGAGACCGTTTCATGCTCAACGGCGAGGCCCTTACCGCCGCGGAGGACGACCCCGATCCCCTCTCCATCGTGGCGTGCGGCAGACCGCTGCCCGGTTACCGGGTGCAGGTGGTGGATGAGGCCGATCGGCCACTCCCCGAGCGCAACGAGGGGCGGCTCGAATTTCAGGGACCCTCCGCCACCCGCGGTTATTTCAACAATCCCGAAGCCACCAAGGGCCTCTATCGGGACGGCTGGCTGGATACCGGTGACCGCGCCTATCTCGCGGACGGCGACATCTACATTACCGGCCGTATCAAAGAGATGATCATTCGTGCCGGACGCAACATCTACCCTTACGAACTGGAGCAGCTGGTCGGTGAGCTTCCCGGCATCCGCAAGGGTTGTGTGGCGGCATTCCCCAGCATCGATTCCGCCAACGGCAGCGAACAACTGGTCGTCGTGGCGGAGAGCCGGGAGAAGGATCCGCAACGTCTTGAAGCCCTGCGACAGGCAATCCGTGACAAGACCATCGACCTGCTCGGGATGCCGCCGGACGATCTGTTGCTGGCGCCCCCGCATACCGTACTGAAAACCTCCAGCGGTAAACTGCGGCGGGGCGCCATGCGGACACTGTATGAACAGGGACGCCTGGGACGGGGACAGCGCCCGCTGCCGTTACAGGTGATGAATCTGCTGCTGTCGGGGATAGCACAGCGGCTGCGCACGATCTTTAAAGGTTCAGCAAGCTACCTGTTTGCACTCTATGCCTGGATCATTTTCTATACCCTGGTCCCGCTGGTATGGCTCTCGGTCGTGCTGCTGCCGCGCCTCCCCTGGCGCTGGAGAGTGATCCGTAAGGCGATTCGAATCCTGCGCGGCCTTACCGCCACACCGCTTCGTGTCGAGGGCCTGGAGCACCTTCCAGCAACCGATCGCCCCGTCATCCTGATCGCCAATCACGCCAGTTATCTCGACACCCTGGCACTGATCGACGGCATACCCCGGGACTTCATCTATGTCGCCAAGCAGGAGCTGGCGGTGAAGTTCTACTCCAGGCTGTTTCTGCAACGCCTCGATACGGTGTTCGTGGAGCGATTCGATACCTTGCGCAGCGCCATCGCAACCGAGGAGTTCGCCAAACAGCTCGCTGCCGGCCGGTCGTTGGCGATCTATCCCGAAGGCACATTCCGGGCTGAACCGGGCTTGTTACCGTTCCACATGGGAGCCTTTGTCACGGCAGCCAAAAGCGGGGCGACGCTTTTACCGGTCACCCTAAGAGGCACCCGCGCCATCCTGCAATCCGACTCCAACTTCCCACACCATGGCGCCGTGCGGATCATCATCTCACCACCACTGGAACCGCAGGGAGATGATTGGGCGGAGGCCGTTCGCCTTCAGACCGCCGCGAGGGAGGAGATCGCCCGTCATTGCAATGAACAGAGTCTGCGGCATCAGGATCATATATAG
- a CDS encoding substrate-binding domain-containing protein: MRYQFISKLLFLALLPITTQALELSWVGCGITRNAFMADLAAAYKEETGIDITIAGGGATKGIREITGNQADIGGACRFKLDSSRVEASANMIPVAWDALVVVVHNSNPIDSISLVQLRELYRGKITNWSQLGGADQPLELLIRKGKISGVGYTLRQHLFEDPKASFISKHEFPSSGPLEKTVEKNPNAIAVTGIASAHKRDFKILKLEGKEPSFEKIRTGNYLLYRPLYLVHNRHSPNSRESNRFIQFALGPKGREIIRKNDVVPYFDGMLLLQKRMEHWKQFVREALAKQ, from the coding sequence TTGCGCTATCAATTCATATCCAAACTGCTGTTTCTGGCACTATTACCCATCACGACACAAGCGCTGGAGCTCTCCTGGGTAGGCTGCGGTATAACCCGCAACGCGTTTATGGCCGATCTTGCGGCTGCCTACAAGGAGGAAACCGGTATCGATATCACTATCGCCGGTGGGGGCGCTACCAAAGGGATCCGCGAAATTACCGGCAATCAGGCAGACATAGGTGGCGCCTGCCGATTCAAGCTGGATTCAAGTCGGGTGGAAGCCAGCGCCAATATGATTCCCGTGGCCTGGGATGCGCTGGTGGTTGTGGTGCACAACTCCAATCCCATCGATTCTATCAGCCTGGTGCAGCTGCGTGAGCTGTACCGGGGTAAGATCACAAACTGGTCCCAGCTAGGCGGGGCGGATCAGCCATTGGAACTGCTTATCCGCAAGGGAAAGATCTCCGGCGTCGGTTACACCCTGCGTCAGCATCTGTTCGAAGATCCGAAGGCCAGTTTCATCAGCAAGCATGAATTCCCGTCTTCCGGTCCTTTGGAAAAAACGGTGGAAAAGAATCCCAATGCCATCGCGGTCACCGGCATCGCGAGTGCGCACAAACGGGATTTCAAGATTCTCAAACTGGAAGGCAAGGAACCGAGTTTTGAGAAAATCCGCACGGGTAACTATCTGCTCTACCGCCCACTCTATCTGGTGCACAACAGGCACTCACCCAACAGTCGGGAGTCCAACCGCTTCATTCAGTTCGCCTTAGGGCCCAAGGGCAGGGAGATTATCCGTAAAAATGATGTCGTGCCTTACTTCGATGGCATGTTGTTGTTGCAGAAACGAATGGAGCATTGGAAGCAGTTCGTCAGAGAGGCCCTCGCCAAGCAATAA
- a CDS encoding SCO family protein produces MFRMIFFFFALLILFSSAASDEMVQEDEILSSRSESPGGDFVLYSSQGKVSLKQFRGKVVLLYFGYTKCPDVCPTSLAIIAQTLNELSEDELKSVHGVFISVDPKRDNVQVLDEYVRHFHPNLVGVTGSEGEVAEVARRYGAQYEEAVIEGSDFGYAVNHSSVTYLITPEGDLRFMFPHQTPSFVILEAIRYLLAGK; encoded by the coding sequence ATGTTTCGGATGATCTTTTTCTTCTTTGCGCTGCTCATCCTGTTCTCATCCGCCGCATCGGATGAGATGGTCCAAGAAGACGAGATACTCAGCTCCCGCAGTGAGTCACCCGGCGGAGATTTCGTTCTCTATTCCAGCCAAGGCAAGGTCTCATTGAAACAATTTAGAGGGAAAGTGGTACTGCTCTACTTCGGTTATACCAAATGCCCCGATGTCTGCCCTACCTCCCTTGCCATTATTGCCCAGACCCTGAATGAACTCAGTGAAGATGAGTTGAAATCTGTACATGGCGTGTTTATCAGTGTCGATCCCAAACGGGATAATGTCCAAGTACTGGATGAGTATGTCAGACACTTCCACCCCAACCTGGTGGGTGTAACCGGCAGTGAAGGTGAAGTTGCCGAGGTCGCCAGACGCTATGGCGCACAATACGAAGAAGCTGTCATTGAAGGATCCGATTTCGGTTATGCGGTCAACCACTCATCGGTTACCTATCTGATCACACCGGAGGGTGATCTACGTTTCATGTTTCCTCATCAAACACCCTCTTTCGTTATCCTGGAAGCCATTCGATATCTACTGGCAGGTAAGTAG
- a CDS encoding CapA family protein — translation MHRRTFLHILGLGAVSFGIDTSAQGRIDTTDDTITLFLCGDVMTGRGIDQILPYPGRPAIYESHLKSARDYVTIAENRSGHIPRQVPFDYIWGDALTEFEQIKPDLRIINLETAITISEEYWPRKGINYRMHPRNTPCLTAAQIDACVLANNHVLDWGYAGLAETLTSLKNQNIEYAGTGRDRASAEAPLIFDLPGKGRILLYAFAHRSSGVPTAWRAEVNRPGIALLKSFSSSEITRLAADIATRKQTGDLILFSIHWGGNWGYGIPPEHRRFAHWLVDKTGVDIVHGHSSHHPKGIELYHGAPIIYGCGDFLNDYEGIGKYDLFRDDLTLAYFLTFDPHAGRVTRLVMTPFQIRKFRLNYPSQKDRIWLRQTMARECAQFATGVTELIDGRFELEIS, via the coding sequence ATGCACAGACGAACATTTCTCCATATCCTGGGGCTGGGTGCTGTGAGCTTCGGTATCGACACATCGGCCCAGGGTAGAATCGACACAACGGACGACACCATCACCCTGTTCCTGTGTGGCGATGTGATGACCGGACGCGGCATCGACCAGATACTGCCCTACCCCGGCAGACCGGCTATCTACGAATCCCATCTCAAAAGCGCCAGGGACTATGTGACGATCGCCGAAAACAGGAGTGGCCACATTCCCCGACAGGTTCCCTTCGATTACATATGGGGCGATGCCTTGACCGAGTTTGAGCAAATAAAACCGGACCTGCGGATCATCAATCTCGAAACAGCCATCACCATCAGCGAGGAATATTGGCCGCGTAAGGGCATCAATTACCGCATGCACCCCCGAAACACTCCCTGCCTCACCGCGGCACAAATTGATGCCTGCGTGCTCGCCAACAACCATGTACTGGATTGGGGTTATGCCGGCTTGGCCGAAACCCTCACCAGTCTAAAGAACCAGAATATTGAATATGCCGGCACCGGGCGGGACCGCGCCAGCGCTGAAGCACCCTTGATCTTCGATCTGCCGGGAAAAGGCAGGATTCTTCTGTATGCCTTTGCCCATCGTTCCAGCGGCGTGCCCACGGCATGGCGGGCCGAGGTAAACCGGCCTGGTATAGCGCTTTTGAAATCGTTCAGCAGTTCAGAGATTACCCGATTGGCGGCTGATATCGCCACCAGGAAACAGACCGGCGACCTGATTCTGTTCTCTATCCACTGGGGCGGCAATTGGGGCTATGGGATTCCACCCGAACATCGCCGCTTCGCCCATTGGCTGGTGGACAAGACGGGGGTGGACATCGTCCATGGCCACTCCTCCCACCACCCGAAAGGGATAGAACTGTATCATGGTGCTCCCATCATCTACGGCTGTGGCGACTTTCTCAACGACTATGAGGGGATCGGTAAATACGATCTGTTTCGGGACGATCTGACGCTGGCCTATTTCCTCACCTTTGACCCGCATGCCGGCCGGGTGACGCGCCTGGTGATGACGCCATTCCAGATCAGAAAATTCCGCCTGAACTACCCATCTCAAAAGGACCGGATATGGTTACGCCAAACCATGGCGCGAGAGTGTGCGCAGTTTGCAACCGGCGTGACTGAGCTGATCGATGGCAGATTTGAACTTGAAATCAGTTAA
- a CDS encoding LysR family transcriptional regulator: MPKAANYNLARRISIRQLQVFDTVSRLRSFTRAAEELYLSQPTVSMQIKKLESDIGLPLIEQVAKKLSLTEAGKALQAAAHDILETLGRFEMEVEDQKGLRTGQLHLAVVSTANYFAPRLLGQFRHQYPGIKVTLEVTNREHILERMLNNSDDIYLIGKPPESSELEFQPYLPNPMVVVAPVDHKLAKRKSVSLQEIADEPFIIREQGSGTRIAVEHKFANAGLELNIGMELGNNESIKQGITGGLGIAVLSLHTLTSGDMNELTVLDVEGFPISWQWFIGHPRSKRLSIAAKTFIDFMYEEGPLLLPENVIDSALVDMSMMKIKGVGE, from the coding sequence ATGCCAAAGGCAGCAAACTACAATCTGGCGCGTCGCATCAGCATTCGCCAGCTCCAGGTTTTCGACACCGTGTCACGGTTGCGCAGCTTCACTCGTGCCGCGGAGGAGCTGTACTTGTCACAGCCGACCGTGTCGATGCAGATAAAAAAACTGGAGTCCGATATCGGATTGCCCTTGATCGAACAGGTGGCAAAAAAGCTTTCTCTGACTGAAGCGGGCAAGGCGCTTCAGGCGGCCGCGCATGACATCCTTGAGACGCTGGGCCGGTTCGAGATGGAGGTGGAAGATCAGAAAGGGCTACGCACCGGACAGCTGCATTTAGCGGTGGTCTCGACGGCCAACTACTTTGCGCCGCGGCTGCTCGGGCAGTTCCGGCACCAGTACCCCGGCATCAAGGTCACATTGGAAGTCACCAATCGTGAACACATCCTCGAACGCATGCTGAACAATAGTGATGATATCTATCTGATTGGTAAACCGCCCGAATCCAGTGAACTGGAATTTCAGCCATATCTACCGAATCCGATGGTTGTTGTTGCGCCCGTGGATCACAAGTTAGCGAAACGGAAAAGCGTTTCATTACAGGAAATAGCCGACGAACCGTTTATCATTCGTGAGCAGGGTTCCGGAACAAGAATTGCTGTGGAGCACAAATTCGCCAATGCCGGGCTCGAACTCAATATCGGGATGGAACTGGGAAATAACGAGTCGATCAAGCAGGGTATTACCGGTGGACTTGGGATTGCGGTGTTGTCGCTGCACACCCTGACCAGCGGTGACATGAACGAATTGACCGTCCTGGATGTTGAGGGTTTCCCCATCTCCTGGCAATGGTTTATCGGTCATCCCCGCAGCAAGCGATTGTCGATTGCGGCAAAAACCTTCATCGACTTCATGTATGAGGAGGGGCCGTTGTTGCTGCCGGAGAATGTCATCGATAGTGCTTTAGTGGACATGTCGATGATGAAAATTAAAGGGGTTGGTGAGTAA
- a CDS encoding putative bifunctional diguanylate cyclase/phosphodiesterase yields the protein MKKADIAMHSAKNEHADYAFFTEELQQINDERTLIQEAMQQALDNDEMYMVYQPQVHAIDGQLHGVEALIRWTNPSLGTISPTDFIPLAEGSKLINNIGDFVIDTVFREISHIQSISKPFQISINVSVRQLRDVNLRRYLVDKANEYDIKPSNVTLEITENVFIDDFDQIQHILMQIKREGFKVSLDDFGTGYSSLSVLDKLPIDEIKIDRSFIQHIDSADNYNSFVESIVRIGHSLSIPTLAEGVENEEQVLSITACGCDLIQGYLFAKPMKKDQLEAYILDFNPYGRLVNNARTE from the coding sequence ATGAAAAAGGCTGATATTGCCATGCACAGCGCAAAAAACGAACATGCTGATTATGCCTTCTTTACTGAAGAACTTCAGCAAATCAACGACGAACGAACTCTAATACAAGAAGCCATGCAGCAGGCGCTCGACAACGACGAAATGTACATGGTATATCAACCACAAGTGCATGCGATCGACGGACAACTTCATGGTGTGGAAGCCTTGATACGTTGGACTAACCCCTCTCTGGGTACTATTTCGCCGACGGACTTCATCCCTTTGGCCGAAGGATCAAAACTCATTAACAATATCGGTGATTTCGTCATTGATACTGTATTCAGAGAGATAAGCCATATTCAATCAATATCCAAACCCTTTCAGATATCCATTAATGTATCAGTACGCCAATTGCGTGATGTGAATTTACGTCGATACTTAGTCGACAAAGCAAATGAGTACGATATTAAACCGTCGAATGTAACATTAGAGATAACTGAAAATGTATTCATTGATGACTTTGATCAGATCCAACATATCCTGATGCAAATCAAACGCGAAGGTTTTAAGGTATCACTCGATGATTTCGGCACCGGCTACTCCTCATTGAGCGTTTTGGATAAATTACCGATAGATGAAATTAAAATCGACCGAAGTTTCATTCAGCATATAGACTCAGCCGATAACTACAATTCTTTTGTCGAGAGCATCGTTCGTATCGGTCACAGCCTAAGTATTCCCACCCTGGCGGAAGGCGTCGAAAACGAGGAACAGGTACTTTCAATTACTGCATGTGGATGCGATCTCATTCAAGGATATCTCTTTGCCAAACCGATGAAAAAAGATCAACTTGAAGCATACATCCTGGACTTTAATCCTTACGGCAGATTAGTTAATAACGCACGAACCGAATAA
- the sohB gene encoding protease SohB yields MEFVTDYSLFLAKSITVVLAILAVVGGIIVLAARGKPRSKQRLEVKYLNRDYDDLAHALKAAMLPKKAFKQIHKTRKQDLKKSRKLRSDARSKDKKRVFVLNFHGDIRASAVASLREEITVILSVARPEDEVVLRLESSGGLVHAYGLAASQLTRLKDKNIRLTIAVDKVAASGGYLMACVADHIIAAPFAVVGSIGVLAQLPNFNRFLKRHDIDFEQFTAGEFKRTVTLFGENTDKDREKFREEIDEAHRLFKAFIKSQRSELDIETVATGEHWYGTRALELKLVDELCTSDDYLLEARKTAELYQVTFRPLKSLIDRLSSLPSIFDKGLLGRGRSGYGVHEIE; encoded by the coding sequence ATGGAATTTGTCACCGACTATAGCCTGTTTCTGGCAAAATCGATCACCGTGGTATTGGCCATTCTTGCTGTTGTTGGGGGCATCATTGTACTTGCCGCTCGAGGTAAGCCCCGGAGCAAGCAGCGTCTTGAAGTGAAATACTTGAACCGGGACTACGATGATTTGGCCCATGCCCTCAAGGCGGCGATGCTGCCAAAGAAGGCATTTAAGCAGATTCACAAAACACGTAAGCAGGATCTCAAGAAATCCCGGAAACTGAGATCCGATGCCCGGTCAAAAGATAAAAAGAGAGTATTCGTGCTGAATTTTCACGGTGACATCCGCGCTTCAGCGGTGGCCTCCTTGCGTGAAGAGATTACGGTCATCCTGTCCGTGGCAAGGCCGGAAGACGAGGTCGTGCTGCGTTTGGAGAGTAGTGGCGGTCTGGTCCATGCCTATGGCCTGGCGGCTTCCCAGCTTACGCGACTCAAGGACAAGAATATACGACTGACAATAGCGGTGGACAAGGTTGCCGCGAGTGGCGGATATCTGATGGCCTGTGTGGCCGATCATATCATTGCTGCACCATTTGCTGTGGTCGGTTCCATTGGTGTGTTGGCACAATTGCCAAATTTCAACCGTTTTCTGAAACGACACGATATCGATTTCGAGCAGTTCACTGCCGGTGAATTTAAAAGAACGGTCACCCTTTTTGGCGAAAACACTGACAAAGACAGAGAAAAGTTTCGTGAAGAGATCGATGAGGCACACCGGTTGTTTAAGGCATTCATAAAGTCCCAGCGCAGCGAGCTTGATATCGAAACTGTGGCGACCGGGGAACACTGGTACGGGACACGCGCCCTGGAATTGAAGCTTGTCGATGAATTATGCACAAGTGACGATTACCTATTGGAGGCCAGAAAAACAGCAGAGCTTTACCAAGTCACTTTCAGACCGCTTAAATCTCTCATCGACCGATTGTCGTCATTGCCATCGATATTTGATAAAGGACTTCTGGGGCGTGGCAGAAGTGGGTATGGGGTGCACGAAATAGAGTAA